The following are encoded in a window of Gimesia chilikensis genomic DNA:
- a CDS encoding bile acid:sodium symporter family protein, whose product MLAFFRRRWFLLCITVVIACGVYAGHEGSQETLSHLKLFIRPSWLTAIVLFLMSLSLNSEHLLSSIRKPGPMFLSLATNIILLPLIAWALLPLQLTADFQIGLVIMACVPCTLCGASVWTRRGGGNDGVSLMVTMITNGACFLTVPFWILLITSREIEFDRFAMVTKLFYAAMLPVLFGQILRMNKTIKQFADRITSRLGTVALIFVLFMVLLAAVQTGYGIQTSEVGISLAAVAVVWISCIVVHVGGFFTNLLLGKTFRFHPRDQIASAIAGSQKTLPIAVFVATDASMFGNAGIPSAVFPLLMFHTSQFFIDTILADRHREKYMTSSEPEPVETEPQPVSACEQ is encoded by the coding sequence ATGCTTGCCTTTTTTCGACGCCGCTGGTTTCTGCTCTGCATTACGGTTGTAATCGCCTGCGGCGTCTATGCCGGTCACGAAGGATCGCAGGAAACTCTGTCACACTTAAAGCTGTTCATTCGCCCTTCGTGGCTGACGGCGATTGTGTTGTTTCTGATGTCACTCAGTCTCAACTCTGAGCATCTGCTCTCATCGATCCGCAAGCCGGGACCGATGTTTCTCTCGCTGGCAACGAATATCATACTGCTGCCTTTGATTGCCTGGGCACTGCTGCCACTGCAACTGACTGCCGACTTTCAAATTGGCCTGGTAATCATGGCGTGTGTTCCGTGCACCCTGTGTGGTGCATCGGTCTGGACCCGGCGGGGGGGCGGAAACGATGGCGTCTCATTAATGGTGACGATGATCACCAACGGTGCCTGCTTTCTGACGGTCCCTTTCTGGATTTTGTTGATCACCTCACGCGAAATCGAATTCGACCGCTTCGCCATGGTCACCAAGCTGTTTTATGCAGCAATGCTGCCGGTCCTGTTCGGCCAGATCCTGCGGATGAACAAGACCATCAAACAGTTTGCCGATCGGATTACTTCGCGACTGGGAACAGTGGCACTGATCTTCGTGCTGTTCATGGTGCTGCTGGCTGCGGTACAGACCGGCTATGGCATTCAGACTTCGGAAGTAGGCATCTCACTGGCAGCGGTCGCGGTGGTCTGGATCAGCTGCATCGTGGTGCATGTGGGAGGTTTTTTCACCAATCTGCTGCTGGGCAAAACGTTTCGGTTTCATCCGCGGGACCAGATCGCCAGTGCGATTGCGGGGAGCCAGAAGACATTGCCGATTGCGGTCTTCGTGGCGACGGACGCGTCGATGTTCGGCAACGCGGGGATTCCGTCGGCTGTCTTTCCGCTGTTGATGTTTCACACATCGCAGTTCTTTATCGACACTATCCTGGCTGATCGACACCGCGAAAAGTACATGACCTCGTCGGAACCGGAGCCCGTGGAAACGGAACCGCAGCCAGTTTCTGCCTGCGAGCAGTAA
- the kdsA gene encoding 3-deoxy-8-phosphooctulonate synthase, with the protein MAQNPVTIGKLQCGTQLPLLFIAGPCVIESEELVLSTAERLAEIAARDNLSLVFKCSFDKANRTSVDSFRGPGLEAGLEILAKVKQVTGLDVTTDIHEPGQAAPAAEVCRILQIPAFLARQTDLLEAASKAALKHGGVVNIKKPQFVAPEDCIHAVKKCEAFGQEQLLLTERGTTFGYGRLVNDMRCIPIMQQMGPPVIFDATHSVQTPGGKSTGGQREMIPYLARAAVACGCDGIFAETHPDPSQALSDGPNMLPLEEFARFALDLQRFRTLVNENSAL; encoded by the coding sequence GTGGCTCAAAACCCCGTAACGATTGGCAAGCTGCAGTGTGGCACTCAGTTACCGCTGTTGTTCATTGCCGGCCCCTGCGTAATCGAAAGCGAAGAACTGGTGCTGAGCACCGCGGAGCGACTGGCCGAGATCGCCGCCCGGGATAACCTGTCACTGGTTTTTAAATGCAGCTTTGATAAAGCGAACCGAACCAGCGTTGACAGTTTCCGTGGACCGGGACTGGAAGCGGGCCTCGAGATTCTGGCGAAAGTCAAACAGGTCACGGGTCTGGATGTGACGACCGACATTCACGAACCGGGTCAGGCGGCTCCGGCGGCGGAAGTCTGTCGGATCCTGCAGATTCCAGCCTTCCTGGCACGACAGACCGATCTGCTGGAAGCGGCTTCCAAAGCAGCTCTCAAACATGGGGGTGTGGTGAATATCAAGAAGCCTCAATTCGTGGCGCCTGAAGACTGTATTCATGCCGTCAAGAAATGTGAGGCTTTCGGACAGGAACAGCTGCTGCTGACCGAACGGGGCACGACCTTCGGCTACGGTCGGCTGGTGAATGACATGCGATGTATTCCCATCATGCAGCAGATGGGGCCGCCGGTCATCTTTGATGCGACACACAGCGTGCAGACACCGGGAGGCAAATCGACCGGCGGACAGCGGGAGATGATCCCCTACCTGGCCCGGGCTGCGGTTGCCTGCGGTTGTGACGGGATCTTCGCCGAGACGCATCCCGATCCCTCACAGGCGCTCAGTGACGGTCCGAATATGCTGCCGCTGGAAGAGTTTGCCCGTTTTGCGCTGGATTTGCAGCGGTTTCGTACCCTGGTGAATGAAAACAGCGCCCTTTAA
- a CDS encoding diacylglycerol/lipid kinase family protein → MSEAWAAIQRNPISGKGDRAALIMELVQHLKQRGIRPRLFSNRERMQTYVEERTRDTPPVCIVAAGGDGTVQDVVNRYPDQRIAVLPLGTENLLARYLGIPKSGAFVAEMIKQGACREIDVCQLDQRKFVLMASIGFDAAVVENLAQVRKGNISYLSYLKPILRTLYDYPFESLLISIDDGAEEETAYHAIIVNIPAYGLNLNFSPDSVDHDGMLDLILFRRRGVFSMLLYLWQIVRGTHLTSKHVQKIQARSLRIQATRPVPIQTDGDSSGLTPAEIRVIPRGLKLIVPCPTPPIEP, encoded by the coding sequence ATGTCTGAAGCCTGGGCCGCCATTCAGAGAAATCCGATTTCCGGAAAGGGCGATCGCGCTGCGCTGATCATGGAACTGGTACAGCATCTGAAACAGCGGGGCATCCGACCGCGTCTGTTTTCCAACCGGGAGCGGATGCAGACGTATGTTGAAGAACGCACGCGTGACACGCCGCCGGTATGCATTGTTGCAGCGGGGGGAGACGGAACGGTGCAGGATGTAGTCAACCGCTATCCCGACCAGCGGATCGCGGTCTTACCCCTGGGGACCGAGAACCTGTTGGCGCGTTACCTGGGTATTCCCAAGTCAGGGGCGTTTGTGGCGGAGATGATCAAACAGGGCGCGTGTCGAGAGATCGACGTCTGCCAGCTCGATCAGCGGAAATTCGTGTTGATGGCGAGTATCGGCTTTGATGCCGCGGTGGTGGAAAACCTGGCACAGGTGAGAAAAGGGAACATTTCCTACCTGAGTTATCTGAAACCGATCCTCAGAACGCTCTACGACTACCCGTTCGAATCGCTGCTGATCAGCATTGACGACGGTGCCGAGGAAGAGACCGCCTACCATGCGATCATTGTGAATATTCCCGCCTATGGTCTGAATCTGAATTTTTCGCCGGACTCGGTCGACCATGATGGCATGCTGGACCTGATCCTGTTTCGGCGGCGGGGCGTCTTCAGCATGCTGCTCTACTTGTGGCAGATTGTCCGCGGGACGCATCTGACGTCGAAACACGTTCAAAAGATTCAGGCCCGCTCGCTGCGTATTCAGGCCACCCGGCCGGTACCGATTCAGACGGACGGCGATTCCTCCGGGTTGACGCCGGCCGAAATCAGGGTGATTCCCCGGGGGCTGAAGCTGATCGTCCCTTGCCCCACTCCGCCGATTGAACCATAA
- a CDS encoding response regulator codes for MTNPQKILFCGPSDDQTSELRQQFSSEDYLVVTPENLAQGIAEFDQGNVSALVVPATEGTLPLALIQSGSLLEYLPHAVVVLDADLRIIWANQRLNQLCDQRESLIGHSFYDAFGAPEILGPDFSPFHTAFSTRKLAKSGLRVGDKNYFDVEVTPVITEPDDNQEPAYLVASVRDISAEVLQRQKLNAIYQAGLELGDLSPEEIYEMSTEDRIELLKAKILHYTQDLLEFETVEIRILDKATERLDVLLAVGMEQVATNRTLYAKPEGNGVTGFVAATGKSYLCEDTTHDPLYMTGAPDARSSLTVPLHLHDEVLGTFNVESPHAGAFDENDLHFLELFSREVAIALNTLELLVVEKMTTASASTELIMRGVVDPVDEILNDTAWILERYIGHEPNVCERLQRILKDTRHIKQLIQQVGDEIAPQTPHHHKVPTMRQVNPKLLNKRVLVVDSDATVRRAAHELLGRLGCEVETAHNGEEAFLMVRSFHYDVVIADIRLPDMNGYECFAQIREIHEHLPVILMTGFGYDPTHSIVKARQLGLKCVLYKPFRLDQLITGVEKAVSISEDITSETSN; via the coding sequence GTGACCAATCCGCAAAAAATTCTTTTCTGTGGGCCTTCAGACGACCAGACCTCTGAATTGAGGCAGCAGTTCTCTTCAGAAGACTATCTGGTGGTGACCCCGGAAAATCTGGCACAGGGAATTGCGGAGTTTGACCAGGGAAATGTTTCCGCGCTGGTAGTCCCTGCAACTGAGGGAACCCTTCCACTTGCACTCATCCAGTCTGGTTCGTTGCTCGAATATCTGCCCCACGCTGTCGTTGTCCTTGATGCAGATCTGCGCATCATCTGGGCCAACCAGCGCCTGAATCAACTCTGCGATCAACGGGAATCCCTGATTGGGCATTCCTTCTACGATGCCTTCGGGGCACCCGAAATTCTGGGGCCGGACTTCAGTCCTTTCCATACTGCCTTCTCCACACGCAAACTCGCCAAAAGTGGTCTGCGTGTGGGCGACAAGAACTACTTCGATGTAGAAGTCACCCCGGTCATCACCGAACCGGATGACAATCAGGAACCCGCCTACCTGGTAGCCAGCGTACGAGATATCTCCGCTGAAGTTCTGCAGCGTCAGAAACTGAATGCGATCTACCAGGCCGGTCTGGAACTGGGCGACCTCTCTCCTGAAGAAATTTACGAGATGTCGACCGAGGACCGCATCGAACTGCTCAAAGCCAAGATTCTGCATTACACCCAGGATCTCCTCGAATTCGAAACCGTCGAAATCCGCATTCTGGACAAAGCCACCGAACGGCTGGATGTCCTCCTCGCAGTTGGAATGGAGCAGGTCGCCACGAACCGTACGCTCTACGCCAAACCGGAAGGGAATGGCGTGACCGGTTTCGTTGCCGCGACAGGCAAAAGCTATCTCTGTGAAGACACCACCCACGACCCTCTTTATATGACCGGTGCCCCGGATGCCCGCAGCTCCCTGACCGTCCCCCTGCATCTGCACGACGAAGTTCTGGGAACGTTCAATGTGGAAAGTCCGCATGCCGGTGCCTTTGACGAAAACGACCTGCACTTCCTGGAACTCTTCAGTCGCGAAGTCGCGATTGCCCTTAATACACTGGAACTGCTGGTGGTCGAAAAGATGACCACCGCATCTGCCAGTACCGAGTTAATCATGCGTGGGGTCGTCGATCCGGTCGACGAGATCCTCAACGACACTGCCTGGATTCTGGAGCGGTACATTGGACACGAGCCTAATGTGTGCGAGCGATTGCAGCGTATCCTTAAAGACACTCGCCATATTAAGCAACTGATCCAACAGGTGGGAGACGAAATTGCTCCCCAGACTCCACACCACCACAAAGTGCCTACCATGCGACAGGTCAACCCCAAGTTGCTCAACAAGCGGGTTCTTGTCGTCGACAGTGATGCCACTGTCAGGCGGGCCGCCCACGAATTGCTGGGTCGGCTGGGGTGTGAAGTCGAAACCGCCCACAACGGTGAAGAAGCATTTCTGATGGTCCGCAGCTTCCACTACGATGTGGTCATTGCCGACATCCGACTGCCCGACATGAACGGGTACGAATGCTTCGCCCAGATCCGTGAAATCCACGAGCATTTGCCCGTCATCCTGATGACAGGCTTCGGCTACGATCCCACGCACTCGATCGTCAAAGCCCGCCAGCTCGGTTTGAAATGTGTCCTCTACAAACCCTTCCGCCTCGATCAGCTGATTACAGGCGTCGAAAAAGCAGTCAGTATTTCCGAAGACATCACCTCGGAAACCTCCAACTGA
- a CDS encoding Gfo/Idh/MocA family protein, translating to MSRSVDRREFLKKALIAGTAVPAFSSALTLPSLAAANKSKSPNEKLNLATIGVADRAYANITGTKSENFVALCDIDAQRLEKASKEFPHADTYDDYRKALDRDDLDGVLVSTPDHMHAPAAAMALRKGLPVYCEKPLTHSVYEARVLTDLAAKAGVPTQMGNQIHATDNYRKVVEMVQSGVIGPVRRVHVWVGGGVRIEGKRSKENNPPSYVNYDQWIGPAPFRPYNETSFHFNWRYWWDFGNGQLGDFGCHYMDLPFWALKLKYPKTVVGVGEKGHKGENDCPSFMRVDYEFTERDDLPPVHMTWYHGGWKPKGAEVYGKNSAVLFEGDDGRLLADYGTNKVFMEAGKEAKPVKPYLTRPESHHIEWLNAIRSGTPTGSNFAYAGPLTETVLLGNVSYRLGGKKLEWDAENLKVTNTPEADQYLKREYREGWTL from the coding sequence ATGTCCCGTTCCGTCGACCGCCGCGAGTTTCTCAAGAAAGCACTCATCGCAGGAACCGCGGTCCCCGCATTTTCGTCTGCCCTCACACTCCCCTCTCTCGCAGCAGCGAACAAAAGCAAAAGCCCCAATGAGAAGCTGAACCTCGCGACCATCGGCGTTGCCGACCGCGCTTATGCCAATATCACGGGCACCAAATCTGAAAACTTCGTCGCCCTGTGTGACATCGACGCCCAGCGTCTGGAGAAGGCCTCCAAAGAATTTCCGCACGCGGACACTTACGATGATTACCGCAAAGCCCTCGACCGGGACGACCTGGACGGCGTGCTCGTCAGCACTCCCGATCACATGCACGCCCCCGCCGCAGCCATGGCTCTCCGCAAAGGCCTACCCGTGTACTGTGAAAAACCGCTGACCCATTCCGTCTACGAAGCCCGTGTCCTCACCGACCTGGCCGCCAAAGCCGGCGTACCGACCCAGATGGGGAATCAGATTCACGCCACCGACAACTACCGCAAGGTCGTCGAAATGGTCCAGTCCGGCGTGATTGGTCCCGTGCGTCGCGTGCATGTCTGGGTCGGCGGAGGTGTGCGCATCGAAGGCAAACGCTCTAAAGAAAATAATCCCCCGTCTTACGTCAACTACGATCAATGGATCGGACCGGCTCCCTTCCGTCCCTATAACGAAACCAGCTTCCACTTCAACTGGCGTTACTGGTGGGACTTCGGCAACGGTCAGCTCGGCGACTTCGGCTGTCACTACATGGACCTGCCCTTCTGGGCCCTGAAACTCAAGTACCCCAAAACCGTGGTTGGTGTTGGCGAGAAAGGCCACAAAGGCGAAAACGACTGCCCCAGCTTCATGCGTGTCGATTATGAATTCACCGAACGCGATGATCTGCCCCCGGTCCACATGACCTGGTATCACGGCGGCTGGAAACCCAAAGGCGCGGAAGTCTATGGGAAGAACAGCGCGGTCCTCTTCGAAGGGGACGACGGGCGCCTGCTCGCCGACTACGGCACCAACAAGGTCTTCATGGAAGCGGGAAAAGAAGCCAAACCGGTCAAGCCTTATCTCACCCGCCCCGAAAGCCATCACATCGAATGGCTCAACGCCATCCGTAGCGGCACACCGACAGGCAGTAACTTCGCCTACGCCGGACCACTGACCGAAACCGTCCTGCTGGGCAACGTCTCTTACCGTCTCGGCGGAAAGAAGCTGGAATGGGACGCCGAAAACCTCAAGGTCACCAACACCCCCGAAGCCGACCAGTACCTCAAACGCGAATACCGCGAAGGCTGGACACTGTAG
- a CDS encoding mannonate dehydratase: protein MQLTSVVTPFTDENLTMLAQIGVTHVTIRYPGPGRERLQALCDQVAGQGLKIAAIEGYLPIENIKLGNERFDTEIAEMKALLRDMQAVGIPFVCYNFMAGTDWVRTKLDARERGGALVTGFDVDEAEQAVSLSETTRDQVSSPITAEELWINLERFLTELVPVAEECGVTLAMHPDDPPLETFMGKARIMNCVENFERLVQLVPSPANAICFCQGTFAEMGVDIPETIRRLGPHIRYVHFRDIKGTRERFVETFHDNGPTDMYAAVQAYQEIGFTGPIRPDHVPQLVGEEAGEPGYTMLGRLHAFGYLQGLIEAARKAGNS, encoded by the coding sequence ATGCAACTGACATCGGTGGTCACGCCATTTACCGACGAGAACCTGACAATGCTGGCTCAGATTGGAGTAACGCATGTCACAATCCGCTATCCCGGTCCAGGGCGGGAGCGTCTGCAGGCGTTGTGTGATCAGGTAGCAGGACAGGGATTGAAGATTGCCGCCATCGAAGGATATCTGCCGATCGAAAATATCAAACTGGGGAACGAACGGTTTGACACCGAGATCGCGGAAATGAAAGCCCTTCTGCGCGATATGCAGGCGGTGGGAATTCCGTTTGTGTGTTACAACTTCATGGCGGGTACAGACTGGGTGCGGACCAAACTGGATGCCCGCGAGCGGGGCGGGGCACTGGTGACCGGTTTTGATGTCGATGAAGCAGAGCAGGCCGTTTCTCTGTCGGAGACCACGCGGGATCAGGTATCCAGCCCGATTACTGCGGAAGAACTCTGGATCAACCTGGAACGGTTTCTCACAGAACTGGTGCCGGTGGCAGAGGAATGCGGCGTGACGCTGGCGATGCATCCGGACGATCCGCCGCTGGAGACGTTCATGGGCAAAGCACGGATTATGAACTGTGTTGAAAATTTTGAACGGCTGGTGCAGTTGGTCCCCAGTCCGGCGAATGCGATCTGTTTCTGCCAGGGGACGTTCGCCGAGATGGGCGTGGATATTCCGGAGACCATCCGGCGGCTGGGTCCGCATATCAGGTATGTGCATTTTCGCGATATCAAGGGAACCCGCGAGCGGTTCGTGGAGACGTTTCACGATAATGGCCCAACGGACATGTATGCCGCAGTGCAGGCGTACCAGGAAATCGGTTTTACGGGACCGATCCGCCCGGACCATGTACCTCAATTGGTGGGAGAAGAAGCAGGCGAGCCCGGGTATACGATGCTGGGGCGGCTGCATGCCTTCGGTTATCTGCAGGGATTGATCGAGGCAGCCCGGAAAGCCGGAAACAGCTGA
- a CDS encoding formate--tetrahydrofolate ligase, protein MHRITPSSPDGPILRDIDSLAKDLGLAPGDYEPYGRLKAKLVHGLANKFTDRPLGKYIGVTAVNPTPLGEGKTVTTIGLAMALSQLGHTTVGTLREPSLAPVFGIKGGGAGGGNCTLEPQADINLHFTGDIHAVTSATNLLASIIDNHVARRKTPEINPKTITWRRSLDLCDKGLAHIISGLDQPPQAPLRETGFDLTAASEVMAILALASDPRDLRTRLGRIVVGMTFDRQPVTVEQLGCAGAMAALLIDALRPNLVQSCESTPFLVHAGPFGNIAHGNSSIIADQIALRLADYVVTESGFGADCGAEKFFDIKCRASGLQPAAEVLVCTARALKLQSGQFDVHPGKPLPPALLEENLEALRAGAVNLQAHLDIIQQYHLPTVVAINAFPDDSERELQEIQKIALDQGATAAVITRAFREGGEGSLALAEAVVQAAELPNQFECLYPLEMPIAEKIETIATRIYGAASVEFEPLARRRMSEYEQLGYGNLPICIAKTQYSLSHDPHLLGRPTGFTFPVRDLRLSAGAGFLYALSGEIRTMPGLPSDPAALRIDIDDTGKIIGLH, encoded by the coding sequence ATGCATCGCATTACCCCTTCGAGCCCCGACGGGCCGATTCTCAGAGACATCGATTCCCTTGCCAAAGATCTCGGTCTGGCGCCTGGCGACTATGAACCGTACGGACGCCTCAAGGCCAAACTGGTGCACGGACTCGCGAACAAATTCACCGATCGTCCCCTGGGAAAATACATTGGTGTCACCGCGGTCAATCCCACGCCACTGGGGGAAGGCAAAACGGTAACCACCATCGGGCTTGCGATGGCCCTCTCTCAACTGGGGCATACCACAGTCGGTACGCTTCGCGAACCTTCTCTGGCACCGGTGTTCGGCATCAAGGGAGGCGGCGCCGGCGGTGGAAACTGCACGCTCGAGCCCCAGGCCGACATCAACCTGCATTTCACGGGGGATATTCACGCCGTCACCTCGGCCACCAACCTGCTGGCCAGCATCATCGATAACCACGTTGCCCGACGAAAAACTCCCGAAATCAACCCGAAGACCATCACCTGGCGACGGTCCCTGGATCTCTGCGACAAAGGACTGGCTCACATCATCAGTGGACTGGATCAACCTCCTCAGGCCCCGCTTCGCGAGACCGGCTTCGATCTGACCGCCGCCTCGGAAGTCATGGCAATCCTCGCCCTGGCCAGCGATCCCCGTGATCTCCGCACGCGTCTGGGACGCATCGTCGTCGGCATGACTTTTGACCGCCAGCCGGTGACCGTCGAACAGTTGGGTTGCGCCGGTGCGATGGCCGCCCTGCTCATTGATGCCCTGCGCCCCAATCTGGTCCAGAGTTGTGAATCGACGCCCTTTCTCGTGCACGCAGGACCATTCGGCAACATTGCCCACGGCAACAGTTCGATCATCGCCGATCAGATCGCCCTGCGACTTGCCGATTACGTCGTCACGGAAAGTGGCTTCGGTGCGGACTGCGGTGCAGAAAAGTTTTTCGATATCAAATGCCGCGCCAGTGGACTGCAGCCCGCTGCGGAAGTCCTCGTCTGTACCGCCCGGGCTCTGAAACTGCAGAGTGGTCAGTTCGATGTGCATCCGGGGAAACCGCTGCCCCCTGCACTCCTGGAGGAGAACCTGGAGGCCCTTCGCGCAGGGGCCGTCAATCTGCAGGCGCACCTGGATATTATTCAGCAGTACCATCTGCCCACGGTCGTCGCCATCAATGCCTTCCCCGATGATTCCGAGCGCGAACTGCAGGAGATTCAAAAGATCGCCCTCGATCAGGGAGCCACAGCGGCCGTCATCACACGCGCCTTCAGGGAAGGAGGGGAAGGTTCCCTCGCACTGGCCGAAGCGGTCGTACAGGCCGCAGAACTGCCGAATCAGTTTGAGTGTCTCTATCCTCTGGAAATGCCGATCGCGGAAAAAATCGAAACGATCGCGACCCGCATCTATGGAGCGGCCTCCGTCGAATTCGAACCGCTGGCCCGCCGACGGATGTCGGAGTACGAACAGCTGGGCTACGGCAACCTTCCTATCTGCATCGCCAAAACGCAGTACTCGCTCTCTCACGATCCGCACCTCCTGGGACGACCGACCGGCTTTACCTTCCCGGTTCGAGATCTGCGACTCTCCGCCGGCGCCGGTTTTCTGTATGCCTTGAGCGGCGAAATCCGCACGATGCCCGGACTGCCCTCCGATCCTGCGGCACTGCGGATTGACATCGACGATACCGGCAAAATCATCGGCCTGCATTGA
- a CDS encoding mandelate racemase/muconate lactonizing enzyme family protein, producing MQITKIETSIAESIMPGLLLVRIHTSEGVVGCGETYYAPHAVAAMIHDWMSHYLIGKNPLDIEAHWRFLYERATNFGSRGTELRAISAIDLALWDIFGKVTSQPVWQLLGGCVQESIRTYNSCGGPSYGGTTDKESKHTWPGYGSVGNQGPLNDYWSAVNEPVELARSLLSEGYQALKVWTLDFAAHKTNGPLHITHEDITRALEPFQKIRDALGSNIELIIDGHGFFQLAPALRIAKRLQEYDILWAEDLLRIDCVDTLSDFRNKAGIPVAVSEMFNGPDDFRLALEKRAADFVMIDPTWVGGISQTRNITRLAQFYNIPVVMHDCTGPLTLLNGVHVAASSNNVAWQESLRAHLRILYPQLIDTPIEVEAGRIKIPQKPGLGVAWLPELFTPGTNQYRATTLS from the coding sequence ATGCAGATCACGAAAATAGAAACGTCGATTGCCGAATCGATCATGCCTGGTCTGCTGCTGGTGCGAATTCATACCAGCGAAGGCGTTGTCGGATGCGGCGAAACTTACTATGCACCGCATGCGGTGGCAGCCATGATCCACGACTGGATGTCACACTACCTGATTGGGAAAAATCCCCTCGACATCGAGGCTCACTGGCGTTTCCTGTATGAACGGGCAACGAACTTCGGCTCCCGGGGAACCGAGTTGCGGGCGATCTCCGCGATTGACCTCGCACTGTGGGACATCTTCGGCAAGGTCACATCACAGCCGGTCTGGCAATTGCTGGGTGGCTGTGTGCAGGAATCGATTCGTACCTACAACAGCTGTGGTGGGCCTTCCTATGGAGGTACTACTGATAAAGAGAGCAAGCACACCTGGCCGGGCTACGGTTCGGTAGGGAACCAGGGTCCGCTGAATGACTACTGGTCCGCCGTCAATGAGCCGGTGGAACTGGCACGGTCGCTGCTGTCAGAAGGTTATCAGGCTCTTAAAGTCTGGACGCTGGACTTTGCGGCGCACAAGACGAATGGGCCTCTGCACATCACACACGAAGACATCACGCGTGCACTGGAACCGTTTCAGAAAATCCGGGACGCGCTGGGAAGTAATATCGAACTGATCATCGACGGCCACGGCTTCTTTCAACTCGCCCCCGCTCTTCGCATCGCAAAACGATTGCAGGAATACGACATCCTCTGGGCCGAGGACCTGCTGCGAATTGACTGCGTGGATACACTGAGCGACTTCCGCAACAAAGCGGGTATTCCCGTTGCGGTGAGTGAAATGTTCAACGGTCCGGACGACTTCCGGCTGGCACTGGAGAAACGGGCCGCGGACTTTGTGATGATCGATCCGACGTGGGTGGGCGGTATATCGCAGACGCGGAATATCACCCGTCTGGCGCAGTTCTATAACATTCCCGTGGTGATGCATGACTGTACGGGACCTTTGACGTTGCTCAACGGCGTGCACGTCGCCGCGAGTTCGAATAATGTGGCCTGGCAGGAGAGTCTGCGGGCCCACCTGCGGATTCTGTATCCTCAACTGATCGACACACCCATTGAAGTCGAAGCGGGACGGATTAAGATTCCACAGAAGCCGGGTCTGGGAGTCGCCTGGCTGCCTGAGCTGTTCACGCCGGGAACGAACCAGTATCGCGCGACGACACTGTCTTAG